GGGCTGCTCGCGCTCGGCATGGGCCTCGTCTACGGCGTGAGCGGCGTGGTCAATTTCTCGCACGGCGATTTCATTTCGCTCGGCATGTTCATGTGCCTTGCGCTGTATTCCGCGCTGTCGCTCGACCCTTACGCGTCGGCGGTCATCACCATTCCCGTGATGACGGCGATCGGCGCGGTGGTTTACCGCTTCCTGATCCGGCCGATGGTCGGGCACCAGTTCCTGATGATCGTACAGCTGACGCTCGGCTTGAGCCTGGTGCTGCAGAACGGCATCCTGATGGTGTTTGGCGGCCAGCCCGCCCGGACGCCCTCGATGGTCGAGTCCAAGCTGATCATTCTCGGCGAGATCGTGCTGCGGGTGCCGCATCTGATCGCCTTTGCCGTATCGTTCGGGCTGGCCATCGGCCTGTACGTGATGCTGCGCTCGACCGATTTCGGCCGCTCGATCCGGGCGGTCCATCAAAACGCGCATGCCGCCGCGCTGATGGGCATCGACGTCGGCCGCGTTCAGGTCCTGACCTTCGCGCTCGGCATCGGCATCCTGGCGCTGGCTGCCGCGCTGCTGTTGCCGGGTACGCCGATCCAGCCCAGCCAGGGGCTTCGCTACACCGTGATCACGCTCCTGGTGGTGGTGCTCGGCGGCATGACCAATTTCGTCGGCATCATGCTCGGCGGTCTCGTGATCGGAATTTCCGAGGCTTTCGGCACCATCTACCTCTCCGGCCCGCTCGGCCACCTGATGCCCTACATCATCTTCGTGGCGATCATGCTGTTCCGCCCGCAGGGACTGACCTGGAGTTCCCAGCGATGAGGGAGGAATTCTACAAGACCCTGATGTCGCCGGTCTGGCTGGGTGCGCTGGTGCTCACCGCGCTGCTGCCGTTCGTGCTGTCGAGCTATTATCTGCACATCGTGACGCTGTCGCTGGTCTATGTGGCGCTGGCCTCGTCCTGGAACATCGTCGGCGGCATGGCCGGCCAGATCTCGATGGCGCACAGCCTGTTCATCGGTATCGGCGCCATGCTGTCGAGCGCACTGCTGCTCAAGCTCGGAATCAACATGTGGCTCGGCATGCTGATCTCGGCGGTGATCTCGGGGGTACTGGGCGCGGCGATCGCCTGGATCGATTTTCGCTTCCAGCTCGGCCATCTCTCCTTCGTCCTGATCACGCTGGCGTTCGCCGAAATGGGCGTCATCATCGTCGAGGGCTGGGATTTCCTCGGCGGCGCCTCGGGCCTGATGCTGCCGCGCGACACCGGGAATTTCCTGGCGTTCCAGTTCGGCGGCGGACACGGCACGTTCTGGGTGATGCTGGCGCTGGCGGCGGTCTGCATCATCGTCAACCTCGCGATCCTGAATACGCCGCTCGGCTATTACCTACGCACCATCCGCGACAACGAGAAGGCGGCGCAGGCGATCGGGGTCAATATTCTCCGCTACAAGATCGCGGCGATGGTGATTTCGGCGGTGCTGGCCTCGGTGGTCGGGACCGCCTATGTGCGCTATCTGACCTTCGCCGATCCGTATCTTTTGATCTCGCCGGTCATCACCATCGAGATCGTGCTGTTCGCCACCGTCGGCGGCCTCGGCCGGGCCTTCGGACCAGCGCTCGGGGCGCTGCTGCTGGTGCCGCTCGGTGAAGTGCTGCGCGGCAAACTCGGCGGCACGCTGCCGGGACTGCACTACTTCATCTACGGAGTTGTCGTGATCGCCGTCATCCTGGTGACGCCGCGCGGGCTGTTGCCGCTGTTCGAGGCGCAATGGGCGCGGTGGCGAGCCCGCGGATAGCGCGACGGGAACGCAGTCCGCTATTGCTTTTCAGGCCCGACGTTTACCCAGCGCCAGGATTTTCTCGGCGGCGCGCAGATGCGGCTTGTCGATCATCTTGCCGTCGATCCTGACCACGCCGGAAGCCGGATTGTCAGCGAATGCCTTGACGATCTTCTGCGACCAGGCGATTTCCTCCTCCGTCGGCATGAAGGCTGCGTTGACGACGTCGACGTGCTTCGGATGAATCACGGCCTTCGACAGGAAGCCGTCATGGCGGGCGGCAATCGCCTCCTCGCGCAGCGCGACCAGATCGTCGATATTGGTGGCGATGGTGTCGATCGCCACCACGCCCGCCGCCGCCGCGCTGATCAGGCAGAGGTCGCGCGCCAGGAGGAACGGCCCGTGATAGCGGCCATTGGTGCGGTTGCGCGAGGCGCCGAGCGAGGCGGCGAGATCCTCGGCGCCCCACATCATGCCCCACAACCGTGGACTGGCGCCCTCGAAGTCGAGCAGCTTTGTCACCGCCCGCGCCGTCTCGGTCGCGACCACGACGATCCGCGTGGTTCCCTGCTCGATCCCGGACGCCGCCTCGAACGCGTCGAGATACAGCGCCAGGTGATTGACGTCGGCAGCGCCGGCGCATTTCGGCAGCACGATGCCGTCAGGCCGGCCCGGCATGACCGCGGCGAGGTCGCCGAGCGTCATCCCGGTGTCGAGCGCGTTGACGCGGATGTAGATCTTCTGGCTGGGGTTGCGCGCATCCAGCATGTCCCGCGTGATGCCGCGCGCCGCCACCTTCTGGTCCGGCGCGATCGAATCCTCGAGATCGAGGATCAGCGCGTCGGCCGCGGTCTTCTTCGCGCTCTCGAATTTCCGGACACTGTCGCCGGGAACGAACAGGAATGATCGCATCGCCTCACGCTTTCGGTTTGCAGTGCATCAGGCCGGTACGGCGGCAGCTTGCCACCACCTCGCCTCGCTGATTGGTCGCGGTGTGCTCGAACTCGACGATGCCCTGGGTCGGCCGCGATTGGCTGATGCGCTTGGAGATGATCTTGGTATGCGCCTTCAGCGTGTCGCCGTGAAACACCGGCTTCGGGAACCTGACGTCGGTCATGCCGAGATTGCCGACGGTGGTGCCGAGCGTGGTGTCGTAGACGCTCATGCCGATCATGATGCCGAGCGTGTAGAGGCTGTTGAACAACCGCTGGCCGTACTCGGTAGTTTCGGAGAAATGGGCGTCGAGATGCAGCGGCTGCGGATTCATCGTCAGCAGGCTGAACATGGTGTTGTCCATCTCGGTGACGGTGCGGCTGAATTCATGATGATATTCGCGGCCGACCTCGAACTCCTCGAAGTATAATCCTGCCATGGTCTCCCCCCTTTTCAAGTTGGTTCAATGACCCAGCGTCAGCGTCCGGTATATTTCGGCGGCCGCTTTTCGGCGAAGGCGTTGAGCCCTTCCTGACAATCTTCCGTGCTCGCGACAAGCGCAAAACTCTCGGCCGCATTCTCGACCGCGCGGCGGTAATCCGCATCGACCGCCCGCATGAAGGCGTCGCGGCCGATCTTCATCACGATCGGCGACTTGGCAGCCAGGCGCTGCGCGATGGCCCGCGCGCGCTCCAGCGCGGTTCCCTTCGGCACCACCTCGCTGATCAGGCCCATGCGAAACGCGGTCGCAGCATCGAAGGGGTCGCCGAGAAACAGCGGACCAAAGGCCTGGTGCTTGCCGACCAGCCGCGGTAATTGCACGAAATGCAGCGCCGGAATCAGCCCGACGTCGATTTCGGGGTAACCGAACGTCGCGCCGTCGCCGGCGATCACCATGTCGCAGGAGATCGCGATCGTCATGCCGCCCGCCCGCGCCGGCCCGTCGACCGCCGCGATGGTCGGCTTGCCCATCCGGTACTGGATGTCGTTGAGCGCGAAATAGAGCCGCTCGAGAAAGCCCTTGGTTTCGGTGGCGCGCTTCCCTCTGACGATATCGAGATCGAGCCCGGCACAGAACACCCTGTGGGCGCTGGCGATGATCACCGCGCGCACTTGCTCGTCTTCCTTTGCCTTCCGCAGCGCTTCCAGCAGCGCGTCGATCAAGGCGATGCTGAGCGCATTGACCGGAGCGCGGTCGAGCGTGATCTCTGCAATCGCATCCGAAACGGCATAGCGAACGAGTTCAGCAGCCATGGCGCCTGATCTCCCTTTGGTCCGGTCTAGCGTTGCGAGGTGCGCACGATGCCGGCGCCGATCAAACTGTCGATGGCAGCTGAATCGAATCCGGCATCGAGCAGCACCTCGCGGCTGTCGGCGCCGATGTCCGGCGCGGGCCGCAAATCATCCTCGGACAGCCCCGCGATGCCCGGCGTGCGCGCGGCATATACCGGCCCGACGCCGGGGGTGTCCTGGCAGACCGCGGCCTTGGTGGCCTCGACATGAACATTGTGCAGCCAGTCGCCGGGGGTGAGGATCCGCTCGGCGAGCACGTCGGCCGCATGAAGCCGGCCGAGCCAGGTCTCGGTGGATTGCGACAGGAAAACTTCGCGAAGCTGCGCCATCAGCGCGTCGGCCGAGTCGGCGCGCTTGGCGAAGTCGGCAAAGCGCGGATCGCTGGCGAGGTCGTCGCGTCCGATCGCCGCGCACAGGCGCTTGTACTGCGGCTCGTTCACCAGCGTGACCATCATCCAGCCGTCGCCGGTCCGATAGGAGCCCGCCGGCACGTTGAGCGCACGCGGGGCGCCGCCTTCCAGCACATATTCGGCGGCCTTGTGGCCGAGCAGCGCGGCAGTTGATTGCGCGAGGTTGACGTCGATCCAGCGGCCGGTCCCGACGCTGGCGCGGGCGAACAGCGCGGTGGCGATGGCCTGGAACGCGTAAACTCCAGTGGCGACGTCGGAGATGGTGGTGCCGACCCGGTGCGGAATGCTGTCGTTGCCGACATTGACCGAGACCAGGCCGGAAAAGGCCTGCGCCACCGAATCCGAACCCGGACGCCTGGCATAGGGGCCGTCCTGCCCGAAGCCAGAGACCGAGAGATAGATCAGGCCCGCATTGTCCTTCGCCAGCGCCTCATAGCCGATCCCGAGCCGGGCGGCGACGCCGGGCCGGAAACCCTCGATCAGGACGTCGCAATCAAGAGCGAGCCGTTTGGCAATGGCGATCCCCTGCTCCGACTTAAGGTCAAGGCACAGGCTCCGCTTGCCGCGGTTATAGACGGCCGACAGCGCCGTATGACTGCCATAGGTCGTGCCGAGGTAGCGCGACCAGTCGCCCTCGGGCGGCTCGACTTTGATGACGTCAGCCCCGTAGACGCCGAGCAGCATCGCGCAATAGGGCGATGCGATGCCCTGCCCGAAGTCCAGAACCCGCAAGCCGCGATAAGGCGCCTCGTGCGTCGGCGTCATCCTGCGTTCGATCGTCATTTTCTTGTTGTTCTCGAGCCCCGGGGATTGCCGTCAAAGCGGGCGGGCAAAGAGAAGAGGATGGCTCCAGATGAGTCAAGCACGTACAGGCCACCGGACGCATGCAAGCGGTCGGGGAATCGGCTTCATCCCGCAGGCCGAAATTTTTCCAAAACGGGATCTATCTGCAAGCGACGGTCAGCCGCGATCGGCATACTCGATGGCGCGGATGGCGCCGCGCAGTTCGGCGAGGCCGCGCAGCCTACCGATCGCGGTATAGCCGGGATTGGTCCGCTTCGACGGGGCGAGATCGTCGAGCATGCGATGGCCGTGATCGGGCCGGAACACGATCTGGTCGGCAACCGTGCGACGCCGGTTTTCCGCGAGCAGCGCCTTCAGCACCGCTATCATGTCGACGTCGCCGTCGAGATGATCGGCCTCGAAGAACGACAGGCCGTCGGCTTCCCGTTTCGTCGCCCGCAGGTGAGCAAAGCCGATGCGCGGTGCGAACCGCTTCGCCATCGCGGGAAGGTCGTTTTCCGCGCGGACGCCGAGCGAGCCGGTGCACAGGCAGATGCCGTTGGCCTTCGAGGGCACGGCATCGAACAGCGCCTGATAGTCCTCCGCGGTCGAAGCGATCCGCGGCAGGCCGAACAACGAGCGCGGCGGATCGTCGGGATGCAGCGTCAGCGTCACGCCGAGCGCTTCGGCAACCGGCGCGACGCGCGCCAGAAATTCGATCAGATGCCGGCGCAGCACCGGCGAGGTGATACCGCGATACTGTTCGAGCCTGTCGCGGAACTGCGGAATCGAGAGCGCATCGGTGGTCGAGCCGGGCAAGGCGCTGGCGATCACCATCACCAGATAATCGATGTCCGCCAGGCTCATCGCCTCATAAACCTGCTTCGCCCGCGCCTGCGCAGCCGGCGAATAGTCCGCGGCCGCGCCCGGCCGTTGCAGAATGTGCAGATCGAAGGCGGCAAACCGGTTCTGATCGAAACGCAGCGCGCGGGCGCCGTTCGCCAGCTCCCATTCGAGGTCGGTGCGGCACCAGTCGACCACCGGCATGAAATTGTAGCAGACGATCCCGATGCCGGCTGCGGCCACCGCCTCCAGGCTGGCGATCCACGCCTCGATCGAGCGCGTGGCCCTGCCGCCGAGCCGCTTGACGTCGTCAGGCACCGGGATCGATTCCACCACCGACCAGACCAGCGGCGTGCGGCCGGGCTGCCCGTTCTCGATGATCTGCTTGCGCTCCGCTACGGCCTGGCGCGTCCAGGCTTCGCCGATCGGCATCTGGTGCAGCGCCGTAACGACATCGGTTGCACCGGCCTGCCGGATGTCATCGAGCGATACGGGATCGTCAGGCCCGTACCAGCGCCATCCCTGCAGCATCATCTGCTATTCTCCTCCATGCTCTCCGGCGGTTCGACCGCGCAATCAATACGCGGTCAGCACCACCTTGACGCTCTGCGAACGATCGAGCGCCAGCCGCATGGCGTCGGGCGCGGCGGCCAGCGGACGCTCGGCCGTCACCAATGCCATCACGTCGACGTTGCCGTCGGAGATCAGCTCGACCGCGGTCATGAATTCGGACCCGAACCGGAACGAGCCTCTGAGATCGATCTCCTTGGCCATCACCGCATTCGCGGGCACCGGGATCTGGCCGCCCGGCAGGTTGCCGATCTGGACCACGATGCCGCCGCGCCGGACAATGCCGATGGCGCCGGCAAGGGCCGCCGCCGTCCCGGAGACTTCGAACGCGACGTCAAACGGGCGCGCCGCGGCCTGCGCCTTCAA
The genomic region above belongs to Bradyrhizobium sediminis and contains:
- a CDS encoding branched-chain amino acid ABC transporter permease codes for the protein MTELWQALAQGVLIGSTYGLLALGMGLVYGVSGVVNFSHGDFISLGMFMCLALYSALSLDPYASAVITIPVMTAIGAVVYRFLIRPMVGHQFLMIVQLTLGLSLVLQNGILMVFGGQPARTPSMVESKLIILGEIVLRVPHLIAFAVSFGLAIGLYVMLRSTDFGRSIRAVHQNAHAAALMGIDVGRVQVLTFALGIGILALAAALLLPGTPIQPSQGLRYTVITLLVVVLGGMTNFVGIMLGGLVIGISEAFGTIYLSGPLGHLMPYIIFVAIMLFRPQGLTWSSQR
- a CDS encoding branched-chain amino acid ABC transporter permease, with amino-acid sequence MREEFYKTLMSPVWLGALVLTALLPFVLSSYYLHIVTLSLVYVALASSWNIVGGMAGQISMAHSLFIGIGAMLSSALLLKLGINMWLGMLISAVISGVLGAAIAWIDFRFQLGHLSFVLITLAFAEMGVIIVEGWDFLGGASGLMLPRDTGNFLAFQFGGGHGTFWVMLALAAVCIIVNLAILNTPLGYYLRTIRDNEKAAQAIGVNILRYKIAAMVISAVLASVVGTAYVRYLTFADPYLLISPVITIEIVLFATVGGLGRAFGPALGALLLVPLGEVLRGKLGGTLPGLHYFIYGVVVIAVILVTPRGLLPLFEAQWARWRARG
- a CDS encoding HpcH/HpaI aldolase/citrate lyase family protein: MRSFLFVPGDSVRKFESAKKTAADALILDLEDSIAPDQKVAARGITRDMLDARNPSQKIYIRVNALDTGMTLGDLAAVMPGRPDGIVLPKCAGAADVNHLALYLDAFEAASGIEQGTTRIVVVATETARAVTKLLDFEGASPRLWGMMWGAEDLAASLGASRNRTNGRYHGPFLLARDLCLISAAAAGVVAIDTIATNIDDLVALREEAIAARHDGFLSKAVIHPKHVDVVNAAFMPTEEEIAWSQKIVKAFADNPASGVVRIDGKMIDKPHLRAAEKILALGKRRA
- a CDS encoding MaoC family dehydratase translates to MAGLYFEEFEVGREYHHEFSRTVTEMDNTMFSLLTMNPQPLHLDAHFSETTEYGQRLFNSLYTLGIMIGMSVYDTTLGTTVGNLGMTDVRFPKPVFHGDTLKAHTKIISKRISQSRPTQGIVEFEHTATNQRGEVVASCRRTGLMHCKPKA
- a CDS encoding enoyl-CoA hydratase/isomerase family protein, which gives rise to MAAELVRYAVSDAIAEITLDRAPVNALSIALIDALLEALRKAKEDEQVRAVIIASAHRVFCAGLDLDIVRGKRATETKGFLERLYFALNDIQYRMGKPTIAAVDGPARAGGMTIAISCDMVIAGDGATFGYPEIDVGLIPALHFVQLPRLVGKHQAFGPLFLGDPFDAATAFRMGLISEVVPKGTALERARAIAQRLAAKSPIVMKIGRDAFMRAVDADYRRAVENAAESFALVASTEDCQEGLNAFAEKRPPKYTGR
- a CDS encoding CaiB/BaiF CoA transferase family protein, which codes for MTIERRMTPTHEAPYRGLRVLDFGQGIASPYCAMLLGVYGADVIKVEPPEGDWSRYLGTTYGSHTALSAVYNRGKRSLCLDLKSEQGIAIAKRLALDCDVLIEGFRPGVAARLGIGYEALAKDNAGLIYLSVSGFGQDGPYARRPGSDSVAQAFSGLVSVNVGNDSIPHRVGTTISDVATGVYAFQAIATALFARASVGTGRWIDVNLAQSTAALLGHKAAEYVLEGGAPRALNVPAGSYRTGDGWMMVTLVNEPQYKRLCAAIGRDDLASDPRFADFAKRADSADALMAQLREVFLSQSTETWLGRLHAADVLAERILTPGDWLHNVHVEATKAAVCQDTPGVGPVYAARTPGIAGLSEDDLRPAPDIGADSREVLLDAGFDSAAIDSLIGAGIVRTSQR
- the uxuA gene encoding mannonate dehydratase, coding for MMLQGWRWYGPDDPVSLDDIRQAGATDVVTALHQMPIGEAWTRQAVAERKQIIENGQPGRTPLVWSVVESIPVPDDVKRLGGRATRSIEAWIASLEAVAAAGIGIVCYNFMPVVDWCRTDLEWELANGARALRFDQNRFAAFDLHILQRPGAAADYSPAAQARAKQVYEAMSLADIDYLVMVIASALPGSTTDALSIPQFRDRLEQYRGITSPVLRRHLIEFLARVAPVAEALGVTLTLHPDDPPRSLFGLPRIASTAEDYQALFDAVPSKANGICLCTGSLGVRAENDLPAMAKRFAPRIGFAHLRATKREADGLSFFEADHLDGDVDMIAVLKALLAENRRRTVADQIVFRPDHGHRMLDDLAPSKRTNPGYTAIGRLRGLAELRGAIRAIEYADRG